In Dermatophilus congolensis, a genomic segment contains:
- the flhA gene encoding flagellar biosynthesis protein FlhA yields the protein MKKDYIATIGVPALIIGIVVMMVIPLPTLVLDLLLVTNLALATVILVLALRVKKPLEFSTFPVVILVATLFRLALNISTTRLVLLNGFAGHVIEAFGQFVVGGSIVVGLVIFIILMVIQFMVITNGAGRVAEVSARFTLDAMPGKQMAIDADLNSGLIDENQARSRRAEVSAEADFYGSMDGASKFVKGDAIAAVLIAIINLVGGFIIGMVQRGMDFQSALQTYSLMTVGDGIVSQIPALLISVATGVVVTRASTNNELGTDLLQQFGANRITIQIAAGVILLLAIVPGMPFLPFALIGGAVMFLSTRIPKLGEEPEVETPEDFEPLVPQKDSPMAIAQDMRVEPLELELAYDLIDLVDAANGGDLLDRVRALRRKLAQEIGVVVPLVRTRDNLDLPPRTYAIRVHGVEVARGTAPAGMVLAIGDDLDDLPGTPTTEPVFGLAAKWVPGELREHMALATATVVDRSSVVTTHMAEVVRVHAAELLGREDVKMLVDMVRQSNPVVIEELTPTPLSLGEIQRTLQALLDERVCIRDLVRIFEAMSMRAKISTDPDGLTEAARASLGPAIASSHAVDGRLSVITFDSLLEQRLLESLRITEAGATLMIDPMLAESVANQIASVSAEAEATGDPPVFVCAQPLRLPIRRLLEQVAPRIPVLSYSELGGQLTLVTSGVVNVGEIAA from the coding sequence GTGAAAAAGGATTACATCGCCACCATCGGGGTACCGGCGTTGATCATCGGCATCGTCGTCATGATGGTGATCCCTCTGCCCACCCTCGTGCTCGACCTTCTCCTCGTCACCAACCTCGCCCTGGCTACTGTCATCCTCGTTCTCGCCCTACGGGTGAAGAAACCCCTCGAATTTTCCACCTTCCCTGTGGTCATCCTCGTGGCCACTCTTTTCCGTCTCGCCCTCAACATCTCCACCACCCGACTTGTTCTTCTCAACGGGTTCGCCGGGCACGTTATCGAAGCCTTCGGCCAGTTCGTCGTCGGCGGGTCCATCGTCGTCGGTCTCGTGATCTTCATCATCCTCATGGTGATCCAGTTCATGGTCATCACCAACGGTGCCGGCCGCGTCGCCGAAGTCTCGGCTCGCTTCACCCTCGACGCCATGCCCGGTAAACAAATGGCTATTGACGCCGACCTCAACTCTGGCCTCATCGACGAAAATCAAGCCCGTTCTCGCCGCGCCGAGGTATCAGCCGAAGCTGACTTCTACGGCTCCATGGACGGTGCCAGCAAATTCGTCAAAGGCGATGCCATCGCCGCAGTCCTCATCGCCATCATTAACCTCGTCGGTGGCTTCATCATCGGCATGGTCCAGCGTGGCATGGATTTCCAGAGCGCTTTACAGACCTACTCGCTCATGACTGTCGGAGACGGCATCGTCTCTCAGATCCCTGCGTTGCTCATTTCTGTTGCAACCGGTGTCGTAGTTACCCGCGCCAGCACTAACAACGAGCTTGGAACCGACCTCCTCCAACAATTCGGCGCCAACCGCATCACCATCCAAATCGCTGCTGGTGTCATCCTTCTGCTGGCGATCGTCCCTGGCATGCCGTTCCTGCCATTTGCGCTTATCGGCGGTGCAGTCATGTTCCTGTCCACACGGATTCCCAAACTGGGAGAAGAACCGGAAGTCGAGACTCCCGAAGATTTCGAACCCCTTGTTCCGCAAAAAGATTCGCCTATGGCAATCGCGCAAGACATGCGGGTCGAACCGCTTGAACTCGAACTGGCCTACGACCTCATTGACTTGGTTGATGCTGCTAACGGCGGTGACCTCTTAGATCGAGTACGGGCGCTGCGCCGCAAACTTGCACAAGAAATCGGCGTCGTGGTGCCTTTGGTACGTACCCGGGACAACCTTGACCTGCCGCCACGCACCTACGCCATCCGCGTGCACGGAGTCGAAGTCGCCCGCGGCACCGCACCGGCAGGAATGGTCTTGGCCATCGGCGACGATCTCGATGACCTACCAGGAACACCCACCACAGAACCCGTCTTCGGGCTCGCCGCTAAATGGGTGCCAGGTGAACTACGTGAACACATGGCTTTGGCCACTGCCACCGTCGTTGACCGCAGTTCCGTGGTCACCACCCATATGGCCGAGGTTGTTCGCGTTCATGCCGCAGAGCTTCTCGGCCGCGAAGACGTCAAGATGCTCGTAGACATGGTCCGTCAATCAAACCCGGTAGTAATCGAGGAGCTCACTCCTACGCCGTTGAGTCTGGGTGAAATTCAACGCACTCTCCAGGCGCTCCTCGATGAACGTGTATGTATACGTGACCTCGTTCGCATCTTCGAGGCCATGTCTATGCGGGCCAAAATCTCCACCGATCCTGATGGGCTGACCGAAGCTGCGCGTGCTTCTTTGGGGCCAGCTATCGCTTCTAGTCACGCGGTTGATGGCCGGTTGTCAGTGATCACTTTTGATTCGCTTCTTGAGCAGCGTCTGCTTGAGAGCCTGCGGATTACTGAGGCAGGAGCGACCCTGATGATCGACCCGATGCTCGCTGAGAGCGTGGCTAACCAGATCGCCTCTGTTTCCGCAGAAGCCGAGGCTACTGGCGATCCACCTGTGTTTGTGTGTGCGCAGCCACTACGGCTGCCGATACGGCGCCTTCTGGAACAAGTGGCGCCGAGGATCCCTGTTCTTTCCTATTCGGAGTTGGGCGGTCAGCTCACGCTTGTCACGTCAGGAGTGGTGAATGTCGGCGAAATCGCAGCCTAA
- the fliP gene encoding flagellar type III secretion system pore protein FliP (The bacterial flagellar biogenesis protein FliP forms a type III secretion system (T3SS)-type pore required for flagellar assembly.), which yields MSGTSGLELAVRTILSLGAVLALLVLFMRWLEKASNTRQARGTTTIATEVLNRTPLTKNASMHIVRVGGQVLVLGVTDTRISVLTDLGPNDLTSDDDNDNASPQHATIHPLINRRHHETATRIVAAVTARTGRHRDPAATAARLDPRNTNPPHRFAGGPMSTRNRPISEPTSTGPILTLHGSFTPRFIRRTLIPAILTALILAAIFITAALLLGSTHAYAATPAPNININLGDTGNNRSLSVQIILLMTVISVAPSILLLMTSFTKIAVVLALVRQAIGTPTIPPNQIIAGLALFLSLFVMTPVLGTAWNDGVQPFLDGKISQEVALNRIGDPIKNFMLNHTGEQELRTMIGLSGQNPPGDRTDTTFTTLIPAFVISELKNAFIIGFVIYIPFLVIDLVVASILMGMGMMMLPPVMISLPFKLLLFVMVDGWGIITTALVTSYVGG from the coding sequence ATGAGCGGAACCTCCGGCCTCGAGCTTGCTGTGCGGACAATCCTCTCCCTCGGGGCCGTTCTAGCACTACTTGTCCTGTTCATGCGATGGCTAGAAAAAGCCAGCAACACCCGCCAAGCACGAGGCACCACCACCATCGCCACCGAGGTGCTCAATCGCACCCCCCTAACCAAAAACGCATCCATGCACATCGTCCGCGTGGGAGGACAAGTACTCGTCCTGGGCGTCACCGACACCCGCATCAGCGTACTCACCGACCTGGGCCCCAATGATTTGACCAGCGACGACGACAACGACAACGCCTCACCCCAGCACGCCACCATCCACCCCCTCATCAATCGCCGCCACCACGAAACAGCCACCCGCATCGTCGCTGCCGTCACTGCCCGCACCGGACGCCACCGCGACCCCGCAGCTACCGCAGCCCGACTCGACCCCAGAAACACCAACCCCCCACACCGGTTCGCAGGAGGCCCGATGAGCACCCGGAACCGCCCCATCTCAGAGCCCACTAGCACCGGGCCCATCCTCACCCTTCACGGCTCCTTCACCCCTCGATTCATTCGCCGCACCCTCATCCCAGCCATCCTCACCGCGCTCATCCTCGCCGCCATCTTCATCACCGCCGCACTCCTACTCGGCAGCACCCACGCCTACGCAGCCACACCCGCGCCCAACATCAACATCAACCTCGGAGACACCGGCAACAACCGCTCCCTGTCAGTGCAGATCATCCTGCTCATGACGGTCATCTCCGTCGCCCCCTCAATCCTGCTGCTCATGACCTCATTCACGAAGATCGCCGTGGTCCTGGCACTCGTGAGACAAGCCATCGGAACCCCTACCATCCCCCCCAACCAGATCATCGCCGGACTCGCGCTCTTCCTCTCTCTATTCGTCATGACCCCCGTCCTGGGTACTGCCTGGAACGACGGCGTCCAACCCTTCCTCGACGGAAAAATCAGCCAAGAAGTCGCCCTCAACCGCATAGGCGATCCCATCAAAAACTTCATGCTTAATCACACCGGTGAACAAGAACTACGCACCATGATCGGCCTATCGGGCCAAAACCCCCCAGGTGACCGCACCGACACCACCTTCACCACCCTCATCCCCGCATTCGTTATCTCCGAACTCAAGAACGCATTCATCATCGGTTTCGTCATCTACATCCCATTCCTCGTCATCGACCTCGTCGTCGCATCGATCCTTATGGGCATGGGAATGATGATGCTTCCCCCCGTCATGATCTCCCTGCCCTTCAAACTGCTCCTATTCGTCATGGTCGACGGCTGGGGGATCATCACCACCGCGCTAGTCACCAGCTACGTGGGAGGCTGA
- the fliR gene encoding flagellar biosynthetic protein FliR has product MNLNLAYDLLVAMLLVFTRLSVFFTLAPPFAGRNFNARARAAMSFAIALAVAPVVRPTVTAQTWNSLTNFATAIGFQVLVGATLGLSVIILFTAFQVAGQYVDMTGGFAMASMFDPTSGTNSSIIGRYTGLLATALLFTSGGHLIMIRGVLESFDIQVTKAIDTGAIAQALIHDFGIMITSALQIAAPVLAVLFLADLALGLVSRAVPSMNVFQLSFPIKLILTLTLASVFILVFPEAVTRTIADAVARFPAMTDMLGGKS; this is encoded by the coding sequence ATGAACCTCAACCTCGCCTACGACCTCCTCGTCGCGATGCTGCTGGTATTTACCCGACTCTCCGTCTTTTTCACCCTTGCCCCACCCTTCGCTGGTCGTAACTTCAACGCCCGCGCCCGCGCCGCCATGTCTTTCGCGATCGCCCTAGCCGTAGCTCCTGTCGTGCGCCCCACCGTCACTGCGCAAACCTGGAATTCATTGACCAACTTCGCCACCGCCATCGGCTTTCAAGTGCTCGTCGGCGCCACTCTCGGTCTGAGCGTCATCATCCTCTTCACGGCTTTCCAAGTCGCCGGACAATACGTCGATATGACTGGCGGATTCGCTATGGCCAGCATGTTCGACCCCACTAGCGGCACCAACAGCTCCATCATCGGCCGCTACACCGGACTGCTCGCCACCGCACTACTCTTCACCTCCGGCGGCCACCTCATCATGATCCGCGGCGTCCTGGAATCCTTCGACATCCAAGTCACCAAAGCCATCGACACCGGAGCCATCGCCCAAGCCCTCATCCACGACTTCGGCATCATGATCACCTCCGCCCTCCAAATCGCCGCGCCTGTTCTCGCCGTCCTCTTCCTCGCCGACCTCGCCCTCGGACTCGTTTCCCGCGCCGTGCCCAGCATGAACGTTTTCCAACTTTCCTTCCCCATCAAACTCATCCTCACCCTCACCCTCGCCTCCGTCTTCATCCTTGTCTTCCCAGAAGCTGTCACTCGCACCATCGCTGACGCCGTCGCCAGATTCCCCGCTATGACCGACATGCTCGGAGGGAAAAGCTGA
- a CDS encoding EscU/YscU/HrcU family type III secretion system export apparatus switch protein, which translates to MAEDKSSKTEKATPEQLRKAKAEGNIPRTHDLSMWLTVLAFYVLGPTALSTLFRTVTTTLHDIARIIIRPDPRQALELFANNLVAYVRIAGPIILLCMVLGSVGHLVQGGTRPNAKRFKPKWKKLNAFTGIKNLFGMQAAWTFAKTMIKFVVFGVIAYMGVKDTISMLTGTGQRSITTVLEVTGNAAYRVMLWIIVVGLVIAALDYGVERHRVEKSLRMSKDEIKRENKQQEGDPHIKGQRRARQREMGQRRMMAAVSESTVVLTNPVHVAVALRYISGEGAPQVVAKGAGLLAQRIKDEAAASGVPVVQDVILARTLFKMCEVDSYIPFELYDTIATVLAFIMRMSDIRRTEGAHPSPVKHPGWNGVDLPEDLSDEALGIAKFGAPEGASYSNTSTY; encoded by the coding sequence ATGGCCGAAGACAAATCCAGCAAGACCGAAAAAGCCACCCCCGAACAACTCCGCAAAGCAAAAGCAGAAGGCAACATCCCCAGAACCCACGACCTCTCTATGTGGTTGACCGTCTTAGCCTTCTACGTACTCGGGCCCACCGCCCTATCCACCCTCTTCAGAACCGTCACTACCACCCTGCACGACATCGCACGAATCATCATCAGACCCGACCCTCGGCAAGCCCTCGAACTCTTCGCAAACAATCTCGTTGCCTACGTACGCATCGCCGGGCCGATCATCCTCCTGTGCATGGTTCTAGGAAGCGTGGGGCATCTTGTCCAAGGGGGTACTCGCCCCAACGCCAAACGATTCAAACCCAAATGGAAAAAACTCAACGCATTTACCGGAATCAAAAACCTCTTCGGCATGCAGGCTGCCTGGACCTTCGCCAAAACTATGATCAAATTCGTCGTCTTCGGCGTCATCGCCTACATGGGCGTCAAAGACACCATCTCTATGCTCACCGGCACCGGCCAACGCAGCATCACTACCGTCTTAGAAGTCACAGGTAACGCCGCCTACCGCGTCATGCTCTGGATCATCGTCGTCGGGCTCGTCATCGCCGCCCTCGACTACGGCGTCGAACGCCACCGCGTCGAAAAATCACTCCGTATGAGCAAAGACGAGATCAAACGCGAGAACAAACAACAAGAAGGCGACCCTCACATCAAAGGCCAACGCCGCGCCCGTCAACGCGAGATGGGCCAACGCCGCATGATGGCTGCCGTCAGCGAATCCACCGTTGTCCTGACTAATCCCGTTCACGTTGCCGTGGCCCTGCGCTACATATCCGGCGAAGGAGCCCCCCAAGTCGTTGCCAAAGGCGCAGGGCTACTTGCTCAACGCATCAAAGACGAAGCCGCAGCCAGCGGAGTCCCAGTCGTCCAAGATGTCATCCTCGCCCGCACATTGTTCAAAATGTGCGAAGTCGACTCCTACATACCTTTCGAGCTTTACGACACGATCGCCACCGTCCTGGCTTTCATCATGCGCATGTCCGACATCCGCCGCACCGAAGGCGCCCACCCATCCCCGGTGAAACATCCAGGCTGGAACGGAGTCGATCTGCCCGAGGACCTATCCGACGAAGCACTCGGCATCGCTAAATTCGGAGCACCCGAAGGTGCCTCCTACTCCAACACCTCCACCTACTAG
- a CDS encoding flagellar biosynthetic protein FliQ: MSDHDVMQLAIQAMILGTKLAGPVLIVSLVMGFIISLIQSVTQVQEMTLTFVPKLIAVAAILLFFGNWMMHETVTFTETLIHNIPRYLQR; encoded by the coding sequence ATGAGCGACCACGACGTCATGCAATTGGCTATCCAAGCGATGATTCTCGGAACCAAACTCGCTGGACCAGTCCTCATCGTCTCCCTCGTGATGGGATTCATCATCTCCCTCATCCAATCCGTCACCCAGGTCCAGGAAATGACCCTGACCTTCGTCCCCAAACTCATCGCCGTCGCCGCAATCCTGCTCTTCTTTGGCAACTGGATGATGCACGAAACCGTCACCTTCACCGAGACGCTCATCCACAACATCCCCCGATACCTCCAGCGGTAA